The Balnearium lithotrophicum genome contains a region encoding:
- the purE gene encoding 5-(carboxyamino)imidazole ribonucleotide mutase, with amino-acid sequence MKKVAVVMGSRSDMPVMESCLKTLREFGVPFDVKVLSAHRTIDEVISFCEKAEEEYEVIIAAAGYAAHLGGVIAAKTTLPVIGVPLDASPLKGIDSLLSIVQMPGGIPVATVTIGKAGAKNAAVLAVEIMAIKYPELREKLKSYREEMKKKVLEG; translated from the coding sequence ATGAAAAAGGTTGCAGTAGTGATGGGAAGTAGGTCTGACATGCCCGTTATGGAGTCCTGTCTAAAGACGCTCAGAGAATTTGGAGTTCCTTTTGACGTTAAGGTTCTCTCTGCTCACAGGACAATAGATGAGGTAATTTCCTTCTGTGAAAAGGCAGAGGAGGAGTACGAGGTCATAATTGCAGCTGCGGGTTATGCAGCACACCTTGGAGGAGTCATAGCTGCAAAAACTACACTTCCTGTAATTGGAGTTCCGTTGGATGCCTCTCCTTTAAAGGGGATAGATTCCCTTCTATCTATAGTTCAAATGCCAGGAGGAATTCCTGTTGCTACCGTTACAATAGGGAAGGCCGGTGCAAAAAATGCGGCGGTCCTTGCAGTTGAGATAATGGCCATTAAGTACCCGGAGCTCCGAGAAAAACTCAAAAGTTATAGAGAAGAGATGAAGAAAAAGGTTTTAGAGGGCTAA
- the efp gene encoding elongation factor P, producing the protein MASIDVNQISKGMKLEIEGAPYEIIDYQHVKPGKGQAFARIKLKNLKTGNVVEKTYKVGEKLELADFEEREMEYIYNDGEYYYFMDTRTYEQVGVPAVSLGEKAKFLKENTPVMVQFYKGEAISVKLPKSIVLQVVDTEPGFKGDTVTNVTKPATLETGAVIQVPTFINVGDFVKVNPETGEYIERVNVK; encoded by the coding sequence TTGGCTTCTATAGATGTAAATCAAATATCAAAGGGAATGAAGTTGGAAATAGAGGGAGCTCCGTACGAAATAATCGACTATCAGCACGTTAAACCCGGTAAGGGACAGGCATTTGCAAGAATCAAACTGAAGAATCTAAAAACTGGAAACGTTGTTGAAAAGACGTACAAGGTTGGTGAAAAGTTAGAACTCGCAGACTTTGAAGAGAGGGAGATGGAGTACATCTACAACGACGGTGAGTACTACTACTTTATGGATACGAGAACTTACGAACAGGTTGGAGTTCCAGCTGTTTCTTTGGGAGAAAAGGCAAAGTTTCTGAAGGAGAACACTCCCGTTATGGTTCAATTTTACAAAGGAGAGGCAATTTCTGTAAAACTTCCAAAGAGCATTGTTCTCCAGGTTGTTGACACCGAACCAGGGTTTAAGGGTGATACTGTTACAAACGTTACAAAGCCGGCTACCCTTGAAACTGGAGCGGTAATTCAGGTTCCTACTTTTATAAACGTTGGAGATTTTGTAAAGGTTAACCCTGAAACGGGAGAGTACATAGAAAGGGTAAACGTTAAGTAG
- the accB gene encoding acetyl-CoA carboxylase biotin carboxyl carrier protein produces the protein MENLEKVKNLLKSLENTSLEEVEIETEGIKIKAKFKREITVQTVKPSPVKEEVEVPQEEELEENYYVVESPMVGTFYRAPSPGAEPFVKEGDYVEKGQVLCIIEALKVMNEIESEVSGIVKKVLVENGQPVEYGQPLFYIEKK, from the coding sequence TTGGAGAATTTGGAGAAAGTAAAGAACTTACTAAAGTCCCTGGAGAACACATCCTTAGAGGAAGTTGAAATAGAGACGGAAGGAATCAAAATAAAGGCAAAGTTCAAAAGGGAAATTACTGTTCAAACTGTTAAACCTTCCCCTGTAAAGGAGGAAGTTGAGGTTCCTCAGGAAGAGGAATTAGAAGAGAACTACTACGTTGTAGAGTCTCCCATGGTGGGAACGTTTTACAGAGCTCCCTCTCCGGGAGCTGAGCCATTTGTTAAGGAGGGGGATTACGTTGAAAAGGGGCAGGTTCTGTGTATAATAGAGGCTCTCAAAGTTATGAACGAGATTGAGTCTGAAGTATCGGGAATAGTTAAGAAAGTCCTCGTTGAGAATGGTCAACCTGTTGAGTACGGTCAACCTCTTTTCTACATTGAGAAAAAATAG
- the accC gene encoding acetyl-CoA carboxylase biotin carboxylase subunit produces the protein MFKKVLIANRGEIAVRIIRTCKELGIKTVAVYSTADRESLHVYLADEAVCIGGPQPSQSYLNIPAIIAAAELTGADAIHPGYGFLSENPGFAEICNACGVKFIGPSPETMLLMGDKAKAREIAKRAGVPVIEGSGVCRSVQEALKEAERIGYPLLVKAAHGGGGRGMRLISEPSEAETLIATAMSEAEAAFGSSEVYLERFIENPRHIEVQIVADRGGNVATFGERECSLQRRHQKVLEEAPSSFVDEELRKKLSEAAKRIAEYINYEGAGTVEFLVDKEKNFYFIEMNTRIQVEHPVTEMVTGKDLISLQIKAASGEKIDYNQVELKGHAIEFRINCEDYKKGFSPVPGKIEKLLIPGGFGVRVDTHIYEGYQVPVYYDSLLAKLIVWGESREEAIRRGRRALSEFVIEGSLKTTIPFHLKLIETEEFRKGNLNTRILEEVILPKIV, from the coding sequence ATGTTCAAAAAGGTCCTTATTGCAAACCGTGGAGAAATAGCTGTAAGAATCATAAGAACGTGTAAGGAATTGGGAATAAAGACAGTTGCAGTTTATTCAACGGCGGATAGGGAGTCGCTCCACGTTTACTTAGCGGATGAGGCCGTCTGTATAGGAGGGCCTCAGCCAAGCCAGAGTTACCTTAACATACCGGCAATAATTGCTGCTGCTGAGTTAACTGGAGCCGATGCAATTCACCCTGGGTACGGTTTTCTGTCTGAAAATCCCGGATTTGCCGAAATTTGTAATGCCTGTGGAGTGAAGTTTATAGGGCCCTCTCCAGAAACAATGCTCTTGATGGGAGATAAGGCGAAGGCGAGGGAGATTGCAAAGAGAGCAGGAGTTCCTGTAATTGAGGGAAGTGGTGTTTGCAGGAGTGTTCAGGAAGCCCTTAAGGAAGCGGAGAGAATAGGTTATCCGCTCTTAGTTAAGGCAGCCCACGGTGGTGGTGGAAGGGGAATGAGACTGATAAGTGAACCATCGGAGGCGGAAACACTGATAGCAACCGCCATGTCTGAAGCTGAGGCTGCCTTCGGAAGTAGTGAGGTTTACCTTGAGAGGTTCATAGAAAATCCAAGGCATATAGAAGTTCAAATAGTTGCAGATAGAGGGGGAAATGTAGCAACCTTTGGGGAGAGGGAGTGTTCTCTTCAGAGAAGGCACCAGAAGGTCTTAGAGGAAGCTCCTTCATCCTTTGTCGATGAGGAGCTCAGAAAGAAGCTTTCAGAGGCAGCAAAGAGGATTGCAGAGTACATAAATTATGAGGGTGCTGGAACGGTTGAATTTTTAGTTGATAAGGAAAAAAATTTCTACTTCATCGAAATGAATACGAGAATTCAGGTGGAACACCCTGTTACTGAAATGGTAACAGGAAAGGATTTAATTTCACTTCAAATAAAGGCAGCTTCCGGTGAGAAAATTGACTATAATCAAGTTGAATTAAAAGGACATGCTATAGAATTTAGAATAAACTGTGAAGATTATAAAAAAGGATTCTCCCCAGTTCCGGGAAAGATTGAAAAACTATTGATACCCGGAGGATTTGGAGTAAGGGTCGATACTCATATATACGAGGGATACCAAGTTCCCGTTTACTACGATTCTCTACTTGCAAAGCTCATAGTTTGGGGAGAGAGTAGGGAGGAAGCAATAAGGAGAGGAAGGAGAGCTCTCTCTGAGTTTGTAATAGAGGGAAGTTTAAAAACTACAATTCCTTTTCACCTGAAATTGATAGAAACGGAGGAATTTAGAAAAGGGAATTTGAATACGAGGATTTTAGAAGAGGTTATCCTTCCCAAGATTGTTTAA
- a CDS encoding RNA chaperone Hfq — MPSQSKSEKVKIWIKEYLSEFGEYNGTIEELSNLTNASPYIVKKVLKELEKEGFLKSESKRGKGLTIKLAESSEPQKEEEVAKVEEKEEKQKNVEEVEVKEKKEKEKKKSLQDRVLSSLLGKDVTVFLISGTRLEGKLLDFDNFTLSMTAPKGKSLVYKHAIATILYDVEE, encoded by the coding sequence ATGCCCAGTCAGTCGAAGTCTGAAAAGGTAAAAATATGGATTAAGGAGTACCTTTCTGAGTTTGGAGAGTACAACGGAACGATTGAGGAGCTATCAAATTTAACGAACGCCTCACCCTACATAGTGAAAAAAGTTTTAAAGGAACTTGAGAAGGAAGGTTTTCTAAAGTCTGAATCCAAAAGGGGGAAGGGGTTGACTATAAAGCTGGCCGAGTCTTCCGAACCTCAGAAAGAGGAGGAGGTGGCCAAGGTGGAGGAGAAAGAGGAAAAACAGAAAAACGTTGAGGAAGTGGAAGTAAAGGAAAAAAAGGAAAAGGAGAAGAAGAAGTCCCTTCAGGACAGGGTACTTTCATCCCTGTTGGGAAAGGACGTTACGGTTTTCCTCATAAGTGGAACGAGATTGGAGGGAAAACTTTTGGATTTTGATAACTTTACACTATCCATGACAGCTCCAAAGGGAAAATCCTTAGTTTATAAACACGCCATTGCAACAATTCTCTATGATGTGGAAGAGTAA
- a CDS encoding RNA chaperone Hfq: MKRYKTLEEAQIALIELLEERGEFRGTIEELSEELSVKPEQVKLVVQVLKSSGNVITEEFDDHIIIKPASSIQVYLPPILTEEQKEEIERKVEEGYKVIACSTMGGVQSRELRSALGKRVIVYFRNGSRLEAKLKGFDRFCLKLRNYMGNILAYKHAISTIVYKP, from the coding sequence ATGAAGAGGTATAAGACCTTAGAGGAAGCCCAAATAGCCCTTATTGAACTTCTTGAGGAGAGGGGAGAGTTTAGAGGAACGATTGAGGAGTTGTCTGAGGAGCTTTCTGTTAAACCTGAGCAGGTCAAACTTGTTGTTCAGGTTTTAAAGTCATCCGGTAACGTAATTACAGAGGAGTTTGACGACCACATAATCATAAAGCCTGCCTCATCAATTCAGGTTTACCTTCCGCCGATTCTGACGGAAGAGCAGAAAGAGGAGATTGAGAGGAAGGTGGAGGAGGGTTACAAGGTTATAGCCTGTTCAACTATGGGGGGAGTTCAGAGTAGGGAGCTCCGAAGTGCCCTTGGAAAGAGAGTTATTGTTTACTTTAGAAACGGTAGTAGATTGGAGGCAAAGCTAAAGGGTTTTGACAGGTTCTGTTTAAAGTTGAGAAACTACATGGGAAACATTCTTGCGTACAAACACGCAATTTCGACAATAGTCTATAAACCTTAA
- a CDS encoding ATP-dependent helicase: MKKLLNELNPQQREAVLYFDSPLLILAGAGSGKTRVITYKIAYMVRELSFSPERILAITFTNKAAREMKERVEKLLGSDVPVFVSTFHSFCVRLLRSHAAKVGLKPNFVIVDTEDKKRLLKEVVKELNLDTELYSPSALSSVLSNIKNGTFSLDSAQVYYDRISPIFELYNRKLKELNAVDFDDLLLYGRDILSDERTRSYYERYFQYLLIDEYQDTNRIQYEIARSIAGRKGNICVVGDEDQCIYTWRGANIENILSFERDFKNAKVIKLEKNYRCTKVILEAANAVISNNRLRKGKRLYTDNQTGEPIRLFRAETDSEESLFVSKAIKNLIKKGISPKDIAVFYRTNSLSRSIEDALRREGISYQIVGGVKFYERKEIKDILAYLRLSLFEEDLISLFRVLNVPKRGLGSAVEERLRRITERERSWSGVLSKLEGELRMEKQRRAVRELRETLEILKGKTSELSPYELIKFIVTVTNYEDYLRNEFKEDFEQRLENVRELGNTIQEFSERTGLKGEELYLDFLTTVTLSSDQDEIENAEKVTLMTVHASKGLEFPVVFVTGLEEGVFPHFKSSDSSEEIEEERRLFYVAVTRAKRLLTLSYAKKRRTFGKLRDTKPSRFISEIPSNLIKEVKKRTRGETLREKTENLEIEKSRKPKLVFHKKYGKGVVKRVDGRGENAKVTAFFSNYGEKTIIMKFLKVLA, encoded by the coding sequence GTGAAGAAACTCCTGAATGAACTTAATCCACAGCAGAGAGAGGCCGTTCTCTACTTTGATTCTCCACTTTTAATACTTGCAGGTGCAGGTTCAGGAAAAACGAGGGTTATTACCTATAAGATTGCATACATGGTTAGGGAGCTCTCCTTCTCTCCCGAGAGAATTCTCGCAATAACGTTTACAAACAAAGCAGCAAGGGAGATGAAGGAGAGGGTAGAGAAGCTCTTAGGGAGTGACGTTCCCGTTTTTGTTTCAACGTTTCACTCCTTCTGTGTTAGGCTTTTAAGGTCTCACGCTGCTAAAGTAGGCTTAAAACCAAACTTTGTGATAGTTGATACTGAGGATAAGAAGAGGCTTCTAAAGGAAGTAGTAAAGGAGTTAAACCTTGATACAGAACTCTACAGTCCCTCTGCCCTGTCCTCTGTTTTGAGCAACATAAAGAATGGAACGTTCTCTCTTGATTCTGCACAGGTTTACTACGATAGAATTTCTCCTATTTTTGAGCTCTACAACAGAAAGCTGAAGGAACTTAATGCCGTTGACTTTGATGACTTACTCCTTTATGGAAGAGACATCTTAAGTGACGAAAGGACGAGAAGTTACTACGAAAGGTACTTTCAGTACCTGTTGATTGATGAGTATCAGGATACAAACAGAATCCAGTACGAAATTGCAAGGTCAATTGCTGGTAGAAAGGGAAATATCTGTGTTGTTGGAGATGAGGACCAGTGTATCTATACCTGGAGGGGGGCAAACATTGAAAACATCCTCTCGTTTGAAAGGGACTTCAAGAATGCAAAGGTAATAAAACTTGAAAAGAACTACAGGTGTACAAAGGTAATTCTTGAAGCTGCAAACGCCGTAATATCCAACAACAGGCTCAGAAAGGGAAAAAGGCTTTACACAGACAATCAAACTGGAGAACCAATAAGGCTCTTTAGGGCTGAAACAGACTCAGAGGAGTCACTCTTTGTTTCAAAGGCTATAAAGAACTTGATTAAAAAAGGAATAAGTCCAAAGGACATTGCAGTTTTCTACAGGACCAATTCCCTGTCAAGGTCGATAGAGGATGCTTTAAGGAGGGAAGGAATCTCCTATCAGATTGTTGGTGGAGTTAAGTTCTACGAGAGAAAGGAGATTAAGGACATTCTGGCCTACTTGAGGCTCTCTCTCTTTGAGGAGGACCTTATTTCCCTTTTCAGAGTTCTAAACGTTCCTAAGAGGGGACTTGGAAGTGCTGTTGAGGAGAGGTTACGGAGGATAACCGAAAGGGAAAGGTCATGGAGTGGAGTCCTCTCAAAGCTTGAAGGGGAACTCCGAATGGAAAAGCAGAGGAGGGCAGTCAGGGAGCTCCGTGAAACGTTAGAAATACTCAAAGGTAAGACCTCAGAACTTTCTCCCTACGAGCTTATCAAATTTATCGTTACAGTTACCAACTATGAGGACTACCTGAGGAACGAGTTTAAGGAGGACTTTGAACAGAGGTTGGAAAACGTTAGAGAGTTGGGAAATACAATTCAGGAGTTTTCAGAGAGAACGGGACTTAAAGGGGAGGAGCTCTACTTGGACTTCTTGACAACGGTAACTCTGTCATCGGACCAGGACGAGATTGAAAACGCTGAGAAAGTTACCCTTATGACAGTTCATGCATCAAAGGGTTTGGAGTTCCCCGTTGTCTTTGTAACTGGTCTTGAAGAGGGAGTTTTTCCTCACTTCAAATCGTCAGATTCCTCAGAGGAGATTGAGGAGGAGAGGCGTCTTTTCTACGTTGCCGTAACGAGGGCAAAGAGGCTCTTAACCCTTTCCTATGCAAAAAAGAGAAGGACATTTGGAAAATTAAGGGATACAAAGCCTTCAAGGTTTATCTCAGAAATTCCTTCAAACTTGATTAAAGAGGTAAAGAAGAGGACGAGGGGTGAGACCTTAAGGGAAAAAACGGAAAACTTGGAGATTGAAAAAAGCAGAAAGCCAAAACTGGTCTTTCACAAAAAGTACGGAAAGGGAGTTGTTAAGAGAGTTGATGGAAGGGGAGAAAATGCAAAGGTAACAGCGTTCTTTTCCAACTACGGTGAAAAGACGATAATAATGAAGTTTCTCAAAGTCTTGGCATAG
- a CDS encoding pyridoxal-phosphate-dependent aminotransferase family protein, whose translation MKPIKKRLLTPGPTMVPERVLEALSRPTLYHRSPEFKEVFLETRELLSKVMRTEGEVLILTSSGTGAMEAAVSNLFQPGDSAIVVVGGKFGQRWEELCRVYSINPIVINVEWGRAVDIEDVERALKENPDVKGVLVQICETSTGTIHDVRGIGELLKNYPDVLLVADGITAYGVYDIPTDEWGIDVAVTGSQKALMTPPGLAVITLSKRAVERIKPRNYYFDLKKEIKQQNKGQTAYTTATNLVVALNEALKMIVEEGLENVAKRHKVLAEATREGVKALGLELLSSNPANGVTAVRCPEGINGQEIVRVAREKYGVTIAGGQEHLKGKIFRLSHMGYVDQFDVLTGLEVTEFALKELGYEGFKFGDSVRAAMEVFYKNGV comes from the coding sequence TTGAAACCTATAAAGAAGAGGCTGTTAACTCCAGGTCCGACAATGGTTCCAGAGAGGGTTCTTGAAGCACTTTCAAGGCCAACCCTCTACCACAGGTCTCCCGAATTTAAGGAGGTCTTTTTAGAAACGAGAGAGCTCCTTTCAAAGGTTATGAGGACCGAAGGGGAGGTTCTTATCCTTACTTCCTCCGGAACTGGAGCAATGGAGGCAGCAGTATCTAACCTCTTCCAGCCTGGAGACAGTGCAATAGTGGTTGTTGGAGGAAAGTTTGGTCAGAGATGGGAGGAGCTCTGCAGAGTTTACAGTATCAACCCTATAGTGATTAACGTTGAATGGGGAAGGGCTGTGGACATAGAGGATGTGGAGAGAGCCCTGAAGGAAAATCCAGATGTTAAGGGTGTTCTTGTTCAAATTTGCGAAACATCAACTGGAACTATTCACGATGTTAGGGGAATTGGGGAGCTCCTTAAAAACTACCCAGATGTTCTCTTGGTTGCAGATGGAATTACAGCCTACGGAGTCTACGATATACCTACAGATGAGTGGGGAATTGACGTTGCAGTGACAGGTTCTCAAAAGGCACTGATGACTCCTCCCGGCCTTGCCGTTATAACTTTGAGCAAGAGGGCTGTTGAGAGAATAAAGCCGAGGAACTACTACTTTGACCTTAAAAAAGAGATAAAGCAGCAGAACAAGGGACAAACTGCTTACACAACTGCAACCAATTTGGTTGTGGCACTGAACGAGGCCCTTAAAATGATAGTTGAGGAAGGGTTGGAGAACGTTGCCAAGAGACACAAAGTTCTTGCAGAGGCAACGAGGGAAGGAGTTAAGGCTCTGGGATTGGAGCTCCTCTCAAGCAACCCTGCAAACGGCGTTACAGCAGTAAGGTGTCCTGAGGGGATAAATGGTCAGGAGATTGTAAGGGTAGCAAGGGAGAAGTACGGTGTGACGATTGCCGGTGGTCAGGAGCACCTGAAGGGGAAGATATTCAGGCTCTCCCACATGGGGTACGTTGACCAGTTTGACGTCCTTACAGGGCTTGAGGTGACAGAGTTTGCCCTTAAAGAGTTGGGATACGAAGGGTTTAAATTTGGTGACTCTGTCAGGGCTGCCATGGAAGTCTTCTACAAAAATGGTGTATAG
- a CDS encoding FKBP-type peptidyl-prolyl cis-trans isomerase encodes MEKYICTVEYTLTSPTGEVIDTTAGREPFTFKTGEEQVIPGFEREVLKMEEGEERTFTLQPSEAYGERREELLETLPKTLFQGLDLQKGQLLQGTTPEGQTFLVRVFDFNDETVTVDHNHPLAGMPLTFKVKLLKKEVVS; translated from the coding sequence ATGGAAAAGTACATCTGCACAGTTGAGTACACACTGACCTCACCAACGGGAGAGGTTATAGACACAACGGCTGGAAGGGAGCCATTTACATTCAAAACTGGTGAGGAGCAGGTAATTCCCGGATTTGAAAGGGAAGTTTTAAAAATGGAGGAGGGAGAGGAGAGGACCTTTACCTTACAGCCCTCTGAGGCGTACGGAGAAAGGAGGGAGGAGCTCCTTGAGACCCTTCCTAAAACTCTCTTTCAGGGTTTAGACCTTCAGAAGGGACAGCTTCTACAGGGAACAACTCCTGAAGGACAGACCTTCTTAGTGAGGGTTTTTGACTTTAACGATGAAACAGTAACGGTAGACCACAACCATCCACTTGCAGGAATGCCTTTAACGTTTAAGGTTAAACTCCTTAAGAAGGAGGTTGTTTCCTGA
- a CDS encoding flavin reductase family protein, which produces METVLVSEENQKLISKLIFSTIVPRPIAWITTVSKEGAVNLAPFSFFNAVTTKPPLLFVSVGKRKDGSLKDTSRNIVETGEFVVNVVSEEFLEKMHLSGKDFPPEVSEPEELGISLESSEKVKPPRVKGVPASLECVLREHLNLGSTPMDVFIGEVVSITYSPEILNSQRGIVGRLGGKRYCIVKNEVDLSNL; this is translated from the coding sequence ATGGAGACGGTTTTGGTTTCTGAGGAAAACCAGAAACTTATAAGTAAGCTCATTTTTAGCACGATTGTTCCAAGACCGATAGCTTGGATAACTACAGTTTCAAAGGAGGGGGCCGTTAATCTGGCTCCCTTTTCATTCTTCAATGCAGTTACAACGAAACCTCCACTCCTCTTTGTTTCTGTTGGAAAGAGAAAGGACGGTTCCCTTAAGGATACCTCGAGGAACATTGTTGAAACGGGAGAATTTGTCGTCAATGTAGTTTCTGAGGAGTTTTTGGAGAAGATGCACCTTTCGGGAAAGGACTTCCCACCTGAAGTAAGTGAACCGGAGGAGCTTGGGATTTCCCTTGAAAGTTCAGAGAAGGTTAAACCTCCGAGGGTTAAGGGAGTTCCTGCATCCTTAGAGTGCGTACTGAGGGAGCACTTAAACTTAGGTTCAACCCCGATGGACGTTTTCATAGGGGAGGTTGTTTCAATAACGTACTCTCCAGAGATTTTAAATTCCCAGAGGGGAATTGTAGGAAGGTTAGGGGGAAAGAGGTACTGTATAGTTAAAAATGAAGTTGACCTATCAAACCTTTAA
- a CDS encoding menaquinone biosynthesis decarboxylase, protein MAYRDLREFIDRLRKEGELKEIDYPVSSYLEITEIADRVVKAGGPALLFKNVDGGDIPVAINLFASYRRMKLALEDDPDEIGKRAAKLLKPEKPTGFVDKIKKLVELKKIADIFPKEVSKNRAPCKEVIEKPDLTKFPILFCWPKDGGRFITLPLVFTKDPETGERNCGMYRLHVYSKNTTGMHWHWHKVGAKHFWKAKRMGIKRFPVAVAIGSDPAVIYSATAPLPDDVDEMVFAGFIRGKAVEMVKCETVDLEVPANAEIVLEGYVDTEEFRFEGPFGDHTGYYSLPDFYPVFHITCITRRRNPIYPATIVGKPPMEDCYIGKATERIFLPLLKTQLPEIVDMNLPIEGVFHNFAFISIDKRYPGHARKVISALWGLGQMSFTKNIVIFDRDTNVHDIGEVIWRWGNNVDPKRDIVFSEGPVDALDHTSPLPFYGSKMGVDATRKWKSEGFQRDWPPDIEMDERIKRKVDEIWDKLGLPAVKERKNPWSWGR, encoded by the coding sequence ATGGCCTACAGGGATTTGAGGGAATTTATAGATAGGTTGAGGAAAGAGGGAGAGCTGAAAGAAATAGACTATCCCGTCAGCTCCTACTTGGAAATTACAGAAATTGCCGATAGAGTAGTTAAAGCAGGAGGACCGGCACTTCTGTTTAAAAATGTTGATGGAGGAGATATTCCCGTTGCTATAAATCTCTTTGCAAGTTACAGAAGGATGAAACTGGCCCTTGAGGATGACCCTGATGAGATTGGAAAGAGAGCAGCAAAGCTTCTAAAACCTGAAAAGCCAACAGGCTTTGTGGATAAAATCAAGAAACTTGTTGAACTAAAGAAGATAGCTGACATCTTCCCGAAGGAGGTAAGTAAGAACAGAGCTCCCTGTAAAGAGGTCATAGAGAAGCCGGACCTTACAAAGTTTCCAATTCTCTTCTGCTGGCCTAAGGATGGCGGGAGGTTTATTACTCTTCCCTTAGTCTTTACGAAGGACCCGGAAACCGGTGAGAGAAACTGCGGAATGTACAGGCTTCACGTTTACAGTAAAAACACAACGGGAATGCACTGGCACTGGCACAAGGTAGGGGCAAAGCACTTCTGGAAAGCAAAAAGGATGGGAATAAAGAGGTTTCCAGTTGCCGTTGCAATAGGCTCAGACCCGGCAGTCATCTACTCGGCTACAGCCCCACTTCCCGATGATGTTGATGAGATGGTCTTTGCCGGATTCATAAGGGGAAAGGCTGTTGAAATGGTTAAGTGTGAAACGGTTGATTTAGAAGTTCCGGCAAATGCAGAGATTGTTCTTGAGGGATATGTAGATACTGAGGAGTTCAGGTTTGAAGGTCCTTTTGGAGACCACACAGGTTACTACTCATTACCGGACTTTTACCCTGTTTTCCACATCACGTGCATAACGAGGAGGAGAAATCCCATATATCCTGCAACAATCGTTGGTAAACCTCCAATGGAGGACTGTTACATTGGAAAGGCAACGGAGAGAATTTTCCTTCCGCTACTTAAAACCCAGCTTCCGGAGATAGTAGATATGAACCTCCCCATTGAAGGGGTATTCCACAACTTTGCCTTTATTTCCATAGACAAGAGGTATCCTGGACACGCAAGGAAGGTTATCTCTGCACTTTGGGGTTTGGGGCAGATGAGCTTTACAAAAAACATAGTTATTTTTGACAGGGATACAAACGTTCACGATATCGGAGAAGTTATCTGGAGGTGGGGAAACAACGTAGACCCTAAGAGGGACATTGTCTTCTCAGAGGGGCCTGTCGATGCTTTAGACCACACGTCACCCCTTCCATTCTACGGTAGCAAGATGGGAGTTGATGCAACGAGAAAGTGGAAGAGTGAAGGTTTTCAGAGGGATTGGCCGCCAGATATAGAGATGGACGAAAGGATAAAGAGGAAAGTTGACGAAATTTGGGACAAGTTAGGACTTCCAGCTGTAAAGGAGAGGAAAAATCCCTGGAGCTGGGGGAGATAG
- a CDS encoding Nif3-like dinuclear metal center hexameric protein, whose product MAKLKEIKDFLDSVIPLETQDSWDNSGIQFGVKDAEIKSIGFALSVSKDVIEEAKEKGIDLLITHHPLTISGLKKYADDLYPQNLLIELVKNSIYLLSLHTNLDVSPFGPTAIIADFLGIERRSSIVQNPPYGILGELPSPITQKELLSKLVKFLPRDVFKTVLYRPDFEVKRVAICSGSGASFIDRVCSKADVYITGDVKYHDAMKALDLGLTVFDMGHFGTERLFFKKLISVLSENFQELEFVIFEEKSPFEVVKDVE is encoded by the coding sequence ATGGCTAAACTAAAGGAAATAAAGGATTTTTTGGACTCTGTAATCCCTCTTGAGACTCAGGACAGCTGGGACAACTCAGGCATTCAGTTTGGTGTGAAAGATGCAGAAATTAAATCCATAGGTTTTGCCCTATCTGTATCAAAGGATGTTATTGAGGAGGCAAAAGAGAAGGGAATTGATTTGCTGATAACCCATCATCCCCTTACAATTTCCGGACTTAAAAAGTATGCTGATGACCTATACCCTCAAAACCTCCTGATAGAGCTCGTTAAAAACTCAATCTACCTTCTATCACTCCACACGAACTTGGACGTTTCTCCCTTTGGTCCAACGGCCATCATAGCCGACTTTTTGGGAATTGAAAGGAGGAGTTCTATCGTTCAGAATCCCCCCTACGGAATTTTAGGGGAGCTCCCTTCCCCTATCACTCAGAAAGAGCTTCTGAGTAAACTTGTGAAATTTTTACCGAGGGACGTATTTAAAACGGTTCTGTACAGGCCGGACTTTGAAGTTAAAAGGGTGGCCATTTGTTCCGGAAGTGGCGCTTCATTCATAGACAGAGTCTGCAGTAAGGCCGACGTTTACATTACAGGAGATGTTAAGTACCACGATGCTATGAAGGCTCTTGATTTGGGCTTAACCGTATTTGATATGGGCCACTTTGGTACCGAGAGGTTGTTTTTTAAAAAACTAATTTCCGTTCTTTCAGAGAACTTTCAGGAGCTTGAGTTCGTTATTTTTGAAGAAAAATCCCCCTTCGAGGTAGTTAAGGATGTTGAATGA